In a genomic window of Muntiacus reevesi chromosome 1, mMunRee1.1, whole genome shotgun sequence:
- the UHMK1 gene encoding serine/threonine-protein kinase Kist, with amino-acid sequence MAGSGCAWGAEPPRFLEAFGRLWQVQSRLGSGSSASVYRVRCCGTPGSPPGALKQFLPPGTTGAAASAAEYGFRKERAALEQLQGHRNIVTLYGVFTIHFSPNVPSRCLLLELLDVSVSELLLYSTHQGCSMWMIQHCARDVLEALAFLHHEGYVHADLKPRNILWSAENECFKLIDFGLSFKEGNQDVKYIQTDGYRAPEAELQNCLAQAGLQSDTECTSAVDLWSLGIILLEMFSGMKLKHTVRSQEWKANSSAIIDHIFASKAVVNAAIPAYHLRDLIKSMLHDDPSRRIPAEMALCSPFFSIPFAPHIEDLVMLPTPVLRLLNVLDDDYLENEEEYEDVVEDVKEECQKYGPVVSLLVPKENPGRGQVFVEYANAGDSKAAQKLLTGRMFDGKFVVATFYPLSAYKRGYLYQTLL; translated from the exons ATGGCGGGATCCGGCTGCGCGTGGGGCGCGGAGCCGCCGCGGTTTCTGGAAGCCTTCGGGCGGCTGTGGCAGGTACAGAGCCGCCTGGGTAGCGGCTCCTCGGCCTCGGTGTATCGGGTGCGTTGCTGCGGCACACCCGGCTCGCCCCCAGGAGCGCTGAAGCAGTTCCTACCGCCAGGAACCACCGGGGCTGCGGCCTCGGCCGCCGAGTATGGTTTCCGCAAAGAGAGGGCGGCGCTGGAGCAGTTGCAGGGGCACAGGAACATCG TGACTTTGTATGGAGTCTTCACAATCCACTTCTCTCCAAACGTGCCGTCGCGCTGTCTGTTGCTTGAACTCCTGGATGTCAGTGTTTCGGAATTGCTTTTATATTCCACTCACCAGGGTTGCTCCATGTGGATGATACAGCATTGTGCCAGAGATGTTCTAGAGGCCCTTGCTTTTCTTCATCATGAGGGTTATGTCCATGCAGACCTCAAGCCGCGTAACATACTGTGGAGTGCCGAGAATGAATGTTTTAAACTCATTGACTTTGGACTTAGCTTCAAAGAAGGCAATCAG gatgtaAAGTATATTCAGACAGACGGGTATCGGGCTCCTGAAGCAGAACTGCAGAATTGCTTGGCCCAGGCTGGCCTGCAGAGTGATACAGAATGTACCTCAGCTGTTGATCTGTGGAGCCTAGGAATCATTTTACTGGAAATGTTCTCAGGAATGAAATTGAAACATACAGTCAGATCTCAGGAATGGAAG gcAAATAGTTCTGCTATTATTGATCACATATTTGCCAGTAAAGCAGTGGTGAATGCCGCAATTCCAGCCTATCACCTAAGAGACCTTATCAAAAG CATGCTTCATGATGATCCAAGCAGAAGAATTCCTGCTGAAATGGCATTGTGCAGCCCATTCTTTAGCATTCCTTTTG CCCCTCATATTGAAGATTTGGTGATGCTTCCTACGCCAGTGCTAAGACTGCTGAATGTGCTGGACGATGATTATCTTGAGAATGAAGAAGAATATGAAG ATGTTGTAGAAGATGTAAAAGAGGAATGTCAAAAATATGGACCAGTGGTATCTCTGCTTGTTCCAAAAGAAAATCCTGGCAGAGGACAA GTCTTTGTTGAGTATGCCAATGCTGGTGATTCCAAAGCTGCTCAGAAATTACTGACTGGAAGGATGTTTGATGGAAAGTTTGTTGTGGCTACATTTTACCCACTGAGTGCCTACAAGAGGGGATATCTGTATCAAACTTTGCTTTAA